One part of the Asterias amurensis chromosome 11, ASM3211899v1 genome encodes these proteins:
- the LOC139944263 gene encoding phosphatidylinositol N-acetylglucosaminyltransferase subunit Q-like, translated as MPVMRIFFPDFAIKSKSSVCIGWVDYQTYTICILAVIHLPVDLQNLLKELQTATCVRQKSLVIIGPSTHQSDPEAILVSQLCQNVEGSESCLELSRPNVYSLPTCTLLENGRPKMMQDYHLIFYNQLEVLKCCLSKEETTKMTQGTQPLTEVKSSGDNSPLNMGVVLTVIQKGVRQLCALKDRTDLEISIDEKLKRSDTLSAFRWFSSVLWKGFLSILQVSSLPFRSIFCKRWSEKKICQLLLKITQAGCQIRDKCIDIQCLVNTHSHEASDDQQDSTMKAYMKNKLRSGNLLSFLVIDTLLGMILMWWILHNNRPVLWTEWIISSANNTAESLQKLLQWLMGAPAGLKLNSALAQFLGQFFLYHVYLWIGYLSIMEPILSSVIWCMSLTGCLGVSVCLAVASDMASMLTFHIYCFYVYAARLYRFQLTGLLALSRLFRGKKWNVLRKRVDTCNYDVDQLFIGTLLFTILLFLFPTTTLFYAVFTGLRLAVIVLKGVLIKTVEVLRRFPAYSFCMSLTGIEALYSGVKFDLIKHQGDETPQAFVMKVQYIGLFGTLQLAYQDTILHESSQRSSETGAANQFLALGSDIISGHLIYPMELNNLQTM; from the exons ACAGCAACATGTGTGAGACAGAAGTCATTGGTAATAATTGGTCCATCTACTCATCAGTCAGACCCAGAAGCAATCTTAGTATCACAACTCTGTCAAAATGTTGAAGGATCTGAATCCTGCTTGGAGCTGAGTCGACCCAATGTCTACAGCCTGCCAACATGTACACTTTTAGAAAATGGTCGACCTAAAATGATGCAAGATTACCATCTCATCTTCTACAATCAACTAGAAGTTCTTAAATGCTGTTTAAGTAAGGAAGAGACTACTAAGATGACACAGGGTACTCAACCCTTGACTGAGGTGAAATCATCAGGAGATAACAGCCCATTAAATATGGGAGTTGTACTCACTGTCATACAGAAAG GTGTGAGGCAGTTATGTGCTTTAAAGGACAGGACAGACTTGGAAATTTCCATAGATGAGAAGTTGAAGAGGTCTGATACcctgtctgctttcagatggtttTCTTCAGTTCTTTGGAAGGGTTTCCTGTCCATTCTTCAAGTTTCATCGCTGCCCTTCAGAAGTATATTCTGTaaaag ATGGTCAGAGAAGAAAATTTGCCAGTTGCTTCTGAAAATCACTCAAGCAGGATGTCAGATACGGGATAAATGTATTGATATACAGTGTTTAGTTAATACACACAGTCATGAGGCAAGTGATGACCAACAAGACTCGACCATGAAAGCTTACATGAAAAACAAACTGAG AAGTGGTAATTTGTTGTCATTCCTAGTGATTGACACTCTTCTGGGAATGATTCTGATGTGGTGGATTCTTCACAATAACAGACCAGTTCTCTGGACTGAATGGATCATATCATCAGCCAAT AATACTGCTGAGTCACTGCAGAAGCTACTTCAGTGGTTAATGGGAGCTCCTGCTGGTCTTAAGCTCAACAGCGCCCTCGCACAATTTCTTGGCCAGTTTTTTCTGTATCATGTATATCTATGGATAG GTTATTTGTCTATCATGGAGCCTATACTGAGCAGTGTGATTTGGTGTATGTCTCTCACTGGGTGTCTAGGTGTATCAGTCTGCCTAGCTGTAGCATCAGATATGGCCTCCATGCTCACATTCCACATATACTGTTTCTATGTCTATGCAGCAAG GTTATATAGATTCCAGTTGACAGGTTTATTAGCGTTGTCTAGACTCTTCCGTGGAAAGAAATGGAATGTACTACGCAAGCGTGTTGATACATGTAACTATGATGTGGACCAGCTCTTCATTGGCACACTGCTCTTCACTATACTGCTGTTTTTGTTTCCTACAACGAccctgttttatgctgtcttcaCAGGG CTTCGTCTGGCTGTTATTGTATTGAAAGGAGTTCTAATCAAGACTGTTGAAGTACTAAGGAGATTTCCAGCATACTCTTTCTGTATGAGTCTGACAGGTATAGAGGCATTGTACAGTGGGGTGAAGTTTGACCTTATTAAACATCAAGGAGATGAGACACCACAGGCATTTGTCATGAAG GTCCAGTACATTGGCCTTTTTGGTACACTTCAACTTGCCTACCAAGACACCATCTTACATGAGTCAAGTCAAAGATCTTCAGAAACAGGAGCAGCAAATCAATTTCTTGCCTTAGGGTCTGATATCATATCAGGCCACCTTATCTACCCCATGGAGCTCAACAATTTACAGACAATGTGA